A genomic region of Alnus glutinosa chromosome 11, dhAlnGlut1.1, whole genome shotgun sequence contains the following coding sequences:
- the LOC133882422 gene encoding receptor-like serine/threonine-protein kinase SD1-8 isoform X2, translated as MACFSVAGDTLSAGLSLSRNDTLLSNGSKFELGFFSPGSSSKIYLGIWYKNFDEKNPVWVANRENPLSDRSSLRLNLSEDGNLLLFGNSSNIPFWSTNLAFRGSNLTEAVLRDDGNFVLRDRSNPSTIFWGSFDHLTDTWLPGSNLGIDKVTGKPQHLISWKNKEDPAPGVFSMVLDPNGSNQLVLEWNKSQIYLSSGVWDEKIHTFALAPELTMLKHVFNYTFVSNGNERYFTYYLKDPSYRAKFLMNSTGNIQLLAWLSGPLEWKLFWSQPTGQSNNYGFCGAFGVYRDNISSPCECLKGFEPFSKNDTILNDWTGGCVRKSPLQCENNTYANGKKDWFVKMPFLKLPVNSKAYSAASDRDCEVACMNKCSCTAYAYNSSGYCVIWEGALLNLQQFSDGGETMYLRLAADEHQSTKGKKWKVWVAVLVPTTGLILCLFICFSTKGKLKPVGEKTSSNNLLLFDFNTELNAINEEMNTNNNMKKKEKDFELPLFSYESVSAASNNFSAVNKLGEGGYGPVYKGKLLRGQEVAVKMLSKRSGQGNEEFRNEIILIAKLQHRNLVRILGCCIERDEKILIYEYMPNQSLDVYLFDPIKNKMLTWETRVHIIGGIAQGLLYLHQYSRLRIIHRDLKPSNILLDNEMNPKISDFGMARIVGGNETKANTNRIVGTYGYMSPEYAIGGLYSIKSDVFSFGVLLLEIISGKKNTSFYNTSSLNLLRYAWELWVDDRSLELINPTIGYPSASSLPLRFINIGLLCVEENPTDRPTMLDVVSMISDEHAPLPKPKQPAFTKGQNMMDTNPTDDSAGNCSNNSVTISTLEAR; from the exons ATGG CATGCTTCTCCGTAGCTGGTGATACCCTTTCGGCAGGTCTGTCTCTTTCAAGGAACGACACCTTATTATCTAATGGTAGCAAGTTTGAGCTCGGTTTCTTCTCACCAGGCAGCTCATCAAAAATCTACCTGGGCATATGGTATAAAAATTTTGATGAGAAGAACCCTGTTTGGGTAGCAAATAGAGAAAACCCCTTGTCTGACCGATCTTCCTTAAGACTTAACCTCTCAGAAGATGGCAATCTACTCCTATTTGGGAATTCCTCCAACATCCCATTTTGGTCGACAAATTTGGCATTTCGCGGGTCAAATTTAACTGAAGCAGTACTTCGTGATGATgggaattttgttttgagagatAGGTCGAACCCGTCTACTATATTTTGGGGAAGTTTCGACCATCTAACCGATACATGGCTGCCAGGTTCAAACCTTGGGATTGATAAGGTTACTGGAAAACCACAGCATCTCATTTcatggaaaaataaagaagatccagcacctGGTGTGTTCTCGATGGTGTTAGACCCAAATGGAAGCAATCAGTTAGTCTTAGAGTGGAACAAATCCCAGATCTATTTGAGTTCTGGAGTTTGGGATGAAAAAATTCACACCTTTGCCCTTGCTCCTGAGTTGACAATGTTGAAACACGTCTTCAACTACACTTTTGTGTCAAATGGAAATGAAAGATATTTTACTTATTATCTTAAAGATCCTTCTTACCGTGCTAAATTTTTGATGAACTCTACAGGAAATATCCAGCTATTGGCGTGGCTGTCTGGCCCTTTGGAATGGAAATTATTTTGGTCTCAACCGACGGGCCAATCTAATAACTATGGTTTCTGTGGTGCATTTGGCGTGTATCGTGATAATATCTCGAGCCCCTGTGAATGTCTAAAAGGTTTTGAACCATTTTCGAAGAACGACACCATTCTAAATGATTGGACAGGTGGCTGTGTGAGGAAATCCCCTTTGCAATGTGAAAACAATACGTATGCTAATGGCAAAAAGGATTGGTTCGTGAAGATGCCATTCCTGAAATTGCCCGTTAATTCGAAAGCATATTCGGCAGCGAGTGATAGGGATTGTGAAGTGGCTTGCATGAATAAATGTTCTTGCACAGCTTATGCTTATAATAGCAGCGGGTACTGTGTGATATGGGAAGGAGCTCTTTTGAACTTACAGCAATTCTCAGATGGTGGGGAGACTATGTATCTCAGACTTGCTGCAGATGAGCATCAAAGTACCAAAG GCAAAAAATGGAAAGTATGGGTAGCTGTGCTAGTTCCAACAACAGGGCTTATCTTATGTctcttcatttgtttttcaaccAAAGGAAAGCTCAAACCCGTAG GAGAGAAGACTTCAAGCAATAATCTACTATTATTTGATTTCAATACGGAGCTTAACGCAATCAATGAAGAAATGAATACCAAcaataatatgaagaaaaaagagaaggattTTGAGTTACCACTTTTCAGTTATGAGAGCGTATCAGCTGCATCTAATAATTTTTCAGCTGTAAATAAGCTTGGGGAAGGAGGTTATGGACCTGTTTACAAG GGGAAATTACTCAGAGGGCAGGAAGTTGCAGTGAAGATGCTTTCAAAAAGATCTGGACAGGGAAATGAGGAGTTTAGAAATGAGATAATACTAATTGCAAAACTTCAGCATAGAAATCTTGTCAGAATCTTAGGTTGTTGTATCGAGAgagatgaaaaaatattaatatatgaatACATGCCCAATCAAAGTTTGGACGTCTACCTTTTTG ACCCAATCAAGAACAAGATGCTAACTTGGGAGACACGTGTACACATTATTGGAGGGATCGCTCAAgggcttctttatcttcatcaatattcaaGGTTACGAATCATACATAGAGATTTAAAACCGAGTAACATTCTCTTGGACAATGAAatgaatccaaaaatatcagattttggcatggctCGAATAGTTGGAGGTAATGAAACAAAAGCAAACACAAACCGAATTGTTGGAACTTA TGGATACATGTCTCCGGAATATGCTATAGGTGGTTTATACTCGATAAAGTCTGATGTGTTTAGCTTTGGAGTACTGCTCCTAGAGATTATAAGTGGCAAGAAGAATACTAGCTTCTATAACACTAGTTCACTCAATCTTCTTAGATAT GCTTGGGAGTTGTGGGTAGATGATCGGAGTTTGGAGTTGATAAATCCAACAATTGGGTATCCTTCTGCTAGTTCTCTTCCGTTGAGATTCATTAACATTGGCCTTCTTTGTGTCGAAGAAAACCCGACTGATCGACCTACCATGCTTGATGTAGTCTCAATGATTAGCGATGAACATGCACCTCTACCTAAACCCAAGCAACCAGCATTTACCAAAGGTCAGAACATGATGGACACAAATCCAACAGATGACAGTGCAGGAAATTGCTCAAATAATAGCGTAACTATTTCAACACTGGAAGCCCGATGA
- the LOC133882422 gene encoding receptor-like serine/threonine-protein kinase SD1-8 isoform X1, producing the protein MGSMTSKPWLLFVLLLILSYCTACFSVAGDTLSAGLSLSRNDTLLSNGSKFELGFFSPGSSSKIYLGIWYKNFDEKNPVWVANRENPLSDRSSLRLNLSEDGNLLLFGNSSNIPFWSTNLAFRGSNLTEAVLRDDGNFVLRDRSNPSTIFWGSFDHLTDTWLPGSNLGIDKVTGKPQHLISWKNKEDPAPGVFSMVLDPNGSNQLVLEWNKSQIYLSSGVWDEKIHTFALAPELTMLKHVFNYTFVSNGNERYFTYYLKDPSYRAKFLMNSTGNIQLLAWLSGPLEWKLFWSQPTGQSNNYGFCGAFGVYRDNISSPCECLKGFEPFSKNDTILNDWTGGCVRKSPLQCENNTYANGKKDWFVKMPFLKLPVNSKAYSAASDRDCEVACMNKCSCTAYAYNSSGYCVIWEGALLNLQQFSDGGETMYLRLAADEHQSTKGKKWKVWVAVLVPTTGLILCLFICFSTKGKLKPVGEKTSSNNLLLFDFNTELNAINEEMNTNNNMKKKEKDFELPLFSYESVSAASNNFSAVNKLGEGGYGPVYKGKLLRGQEVAVKMLSKRSGQGNEEFRNEIILIAKLQHRNLVRILGCCIERDEKILIYEYMPNQSLDVYLFDPIKNKMLTWETRVHIIGGIAQGLLYLHQYSRLRIIHRDLKPSNILLDNEMNPKISDFGMARIVGGNETKANTNRIVGTYGYMSPEYAIGGLYSIKSDVFSFGVLLLEIISGKKNTSFYNTSSLNLLRYAWELWVDDRSLELINPTIGYPSASSLPLRFINIGLLCVEENPTDRPTMLDVVSMISDEHAPLPKPKQPAFTKGQNMMDTNPTDDSAGNCSNNSVTISTLEAR; encoded by the exons ATGGGTAGCATGACGAGTAAGCCATGGCTCTTATTTGTTCTGCTTCTAATCCTCTCTTATTGCACAGCATGCTTCTCCGTAGCTGGTGATACCCTTTCGGCAGGTCTGTCTCTTTCAAGGAACGACACCTTATTATCTAATGGTAGCAAGTTTGAGCTCGGTTTCTTCTCACCAGGCAGCTCATCAAAAATCTACCTGGGCATATGGTATAAAAATTTTGATGAGAAGAACCCTGTTTGGGTAGCAAATAGAGAAAACCCCTTGTCTGACCGATCTTCCTTAAGACTTAACCTCTCAGAAGATGGCAATCTACTCCTATTTGGGAATTCCTCCAACATCCCATTTTGGTCGACAAATTTGGCATTTCGCGGGTCAAATTTAACTGAAGCAGTACTTCGTGATGATgggaattttgttttgagagatAGGTCGAACCCGTCTACTATATTTTGGGGAAGTTTCGACCATCTAACCGATACATGGCTGCCAGGTTCAAACCTTGGGATTGATAAGGTTACTGGAAAACCACAGCATCTCATTTcatggaaaaataaagaagatccagcacctGGTGTGTTCTCGATGGTGTTAGACCCAAATGGAAGCAATCAGTTAGTCTTAGAGTGGAACAAATCCCAGATCTATTTGAGTTCTGGAGTTTGGGATGAAAAAATTCACACCTTTGCCCTTGCTCCTGAGTTGACAATGTTGAAACACGTCTTCAACTACACTTTTGTGTCAAATGGAAATGAAAGATATTTTACTTATTATCTTAAAGATCCTTCTTACCGTGCTAAATTTTTGATGAACTCTACAGGAAATATCCAGCTATTGGCGTGGCTGTCTGGCCCTTTGGAATGGAAATTATTTTGGTCTCAACCGACGGGCCAATCTAATAACTATGGTTTCTGTGGTGCATTTGGCGTGTATCGTGATAATATCTCGAGCCCCTGTGAATGTCTAAAAGGTTTTGAACCATTTTCGAAGAACGACACCATTCTAAATGATTGGACAGGTGGCTGTGTGAGGAAATCCCCTTTGCAATGTGAAAACAATACGTATGCTAATGGCAAAAAGGATTGGTTCGTGAAGATGCCATTCCTGAAATTGCCCGTTAATTCGAAAGCATATTCGGCAGCGAGTGATAGGGATTGTGAAGTGGCTTGCATGAATAAATGTTCTTGCACAGCTTATGCTTATAATAGCAGCGGGTACTGTGTGATATGGGAAGGAGCTCTTTTGAACTTACAGCAATTCTCAGATGGTGGGGAGACTATGTATCTCAGACTTGCTGCAGATGAGCATCAAAGTACCAAAG GCAAAAAATGGAAAGTATGGGTAGCTGTGCTAGTTCCAACAACAGGGCTTATCTTATGTctcttcatttgtttttcaaccAAAGGAAAGCTCAAACCCGTAG GAGAGAAGACTTCAAGCAATAATCTACTATTATTTGATTTCAATACGGAGCTTAACGCAATCAATGAAGAAATGAATACCAAcaataatatgaagaaaaaagagaaggattTTGAGTTACCACTTTTCAGTTATGAGAGCGTATCAGCTGCATCTAATAATTTTTCAGCTGTAAATAAGCTTGGGGAAGGAGGTTATGGACCTGTTTACAAG GGGAAATTACTCAGAGGGCAGGAAGTTGCAGTGAAGATGCTTTCAAAAAGATCTGGACAGGGAAATGAGGAGTTTAGAAATGAGATAATACTAATTGCAAAACTTCAGCATAGAAATCTTGTCAGAATCTTAGGTTGTTGTATCGAGAgagatgaaaaaatattaatatatgaatACATGCCCAATCAAAGTTTGGACGTCTACCTTTTTG ACCCAATCAAGAACAAGATGCTAACTTGGGAGACACGTGTACACATTATTGGAGGGATCGCTCAAgggcttctttatcttcatcaatattcaaGGTTACGAATCATACATAGAGATTTAAAACCGAGTAACATTCTCTTGGACAATGAAatgaatccaaaaatatcagattttggcatggctCGAATAGTTGGAGGTAATGAAACAAAAGCAAACACAAACCGAATTGTTGGAACTTA TGGATACATGTCTCCGGAATATGCTATAGGTGGTTTATACTCGATAAAGTCTGATGTGTTTAGCTTTGGAGTACTGCTCCTAGAGATTATAAGTGGCAAGAAGAATACTAGCTTCTATAACACTAGTTCACTCAATCTTCTTAGATAT GCTTGGGAGTTGTGGGTAGATGATCGGAGTTTGGAGTTGATAAATCCAACAATTGGGTATCCTTCTGCTAGTTCTCTTCCGTTGAGATTCATTAACATTGGCCTTCTTTGTGTCGAAGAAAACCCGACTGATCGACCTACCATGCTTGATGTAGTCTCAATGATTAGCGATGAACATGCACCTCTACCTAAACCCAAGCAACCAGCATTTACCAAAGGTCAGAACATGATGGACACAAATCCAACAGATGACAGTGCAGGAAATTGCTCAAATAATAGCGTAACTATTTCAACACTGGAAGCCCGATGA
- the LOC133882422 gene encoding G-type lectin S-receptor-like serine/threonine-protein kinase At4g03230 isoform X3: MGSMTSKPWLLFVLLLILSYCTACFSVAGDTLSAGLSLSRNDTLLSNGSKFELGFFSPGSSSKIYLGIWYKNFDEKNPVWVANRENPLSDRSSLRLNLSEDGNLLLFGNSSNIPFWSTNLAFRGSNLTEAVLRDDGNFVLRDRSNPSTIFWGSFDHLTDTWLPGSNLGIDKVTGKPQHLISWKNKEDPAPGVFSMVLDPNGSNQLVLEWNKSQIYLSSGVWDEKIHTFALAPELTMLKHVFNYTFVSNGNERYFTYYLKDPSYRAKFLMNSTGNIQLLAWLSGPLEWKLFWSQPTGQSNNYGFCGAFGVYRDNISSPCECLKGFEPFSKNDTILNDWTGGCVRKSPLQCENNTYANGKKDWFVKMPFLKLPVNSKAYSAASDRDCEVACMNKCSCTAYAYNSSGYCVIWEGALLNLQQFSDGGETMYLRLAADEHQSTKGKKWKVWVAVLVPTTGLILCLFICFSTKGKLKPVDPIKNKMLTWETRVHIIGGIAQGLLYLHQYSRLRIIHRDLKPSNILLDNEMNPKISDFGMARIVGGNETKANTNRIVGTYGYMSPEYAIGGLYSIKSDVFSFGVLLLEIISGKKNTSFYNTSSLNLLRYAWELWVDDRSLELINPTIGYPSASSLPLRFINIGLLCVEENPTDRPTMLDVVSMISDEHAPLPKPKQPAFTKGQNMMDTNPTDDSAGNCSNNSVTISTLEAR; the protein is encoded by the exons ATGGGTAGCATGACGAGTAAGCCATGGCTCTTATTTGTTCTGCTTCTAATCCTCTCTTATTGCACAGCATGCTTCTCCGTAGCTGGTGATACCCTTTCGGCAGGTCTGTCTCTTTCAAGGAACGACACCTTATTATCTAATGGTAGCAAGTTTGAGCTCGGTTTCTTCTCACCAGGCAGCTCATCAAAAATCTACCTGGGCATATGGTATAAAAATTTTGATGAGAAGAACCCTGTTTGGGTAGCAAATAGAGAAAACCCCTTGTCTGACCGATCTTCCTTAAGACTTAACCTCTCAGAAGATGGCAATCTACTCCTATTTGGGAATTCCTCCAACATCCCATTTTGGTCGACAAATTTGGCATTTCGCGGGTCAAATTTAACTGAAGCAGTACTTCGTGATGATgggaattttgttttgagagatAGGTCGAACCCGTCTACTATATTTTGGGGAAGTTTCGACCATCTAACCGATACATGGCTGCCAGGTTCAAACCTTGGGATTGATAAGGTTACTGGAAAACCACAGCATCTCATTTcatggaaaaataaagaagatccagcacctGGTGTGTTCTCGATGGTGTTAGACCCAAATGGAAGCAATCAGTTAGTCTTAGAGTGGAACAAATCCCAGATCTATTTGAGTTCTGGAGTTTGGGATGAAAAAATTCACACCTTTGCCCTTGCTCCTGAGTTGACAATGTTGAAACACGTCTTCAACTACACTTTTGTGTCAAATGGAAATGAAAGATATTTTACTTATTATCTTAAAGATCCTTCTTACCGTGCTAAATTTTTGATGAACTCTACAGGAAATATCCAGCTATTGGCGTGGCTGTCTGGCCCTTTGGAATGGAAATTATTTTGGTCTCAACCGACGGGCCAATCTAATAACTATGGTTTCTGTGGTGCATTTGGCGTGTATCGTGATAATATCTCGAGCCCCTGTGAATGTCTAAAAGGTTTTGAACCATTTTCGAAGAACGACACCATTCTAAATGATTGGACAGGTGGCTGTGTGAGGAAATCCCCTTTGCAATGTGAAAACAATACGTATGCTAATGGCAAAAAGGATTGGTTCGTGAAGATGCCATTCCTGAAATTGCCCGTTAATTCGAAAGCATATTCGGCAGCGAGTGATAGGGATTGTGAAGTGGCTTGCATGAATAAATGTTCTTGCACAGCTTATGCTTATAATAGCAGCGGGTACTGTGTGATATGGGAAGGAGCTCTTTTGAACTTACAGCAATTCTCAGATGGTGGGGAGACTATGTATCTCAGACTTGCTGCAGATGAGCATCAAAGTACCAAAG GCAAAAAATGGAAAGTATGGGTAGCTGTGCTAGTTCCAACAACAGGGCTTATCTTATGTctcttcatttgtttttcaaccAAAGGAAAGCTCAAACCCGTAG ACCCAATCAAGAACAAGATGCTAACTTGGGAGACACGTGTACACATTATTGGAGGGATCGCTCAAgggcttctttatcttcatcaatattcaaGGTTACGAATCATACATAGAGATTTAAAACCGAGTAACATTCTCTTGGACAATGAAatgaatccaaaaatatcagattttggcatggctCGAATAGTTGGAGGTAATGAAACAAAAGCAAACACAAACCGAATTGTTGGAACTTA TGGATACATGTCTCCGGAATATGCTATAGGTGGTTTATACTCGATAAAGTCTGATGTGTTTAGCTTTGGAGTACTGCTCCTAGAGATTATAAGTGGCAAGAAGAATACTAGCTTCTATAACACTAGTTCACTCAATCTTCTTAGATAT GCTTGGGAGTTGTGGGTAGATGATCGGAGTTTGGAGTTGATAAATCCAACAATTGGGTATCCTTCTGCTAGTTCTCTTCCGTTGAGATTCATTAACATTGGCCTTCTTTGTGTCGAAGAAAACCCGACTGATCGACCTACCATGCTTGATGTAGTCTCAATGATTAGCGATGAACATGCACCTCTACCTAAACCCAAGCAACCAGCATTTACCAAAGGTCAGAACATGATGGACACAAATCCAACAGATGACAGTGCAGGAAATTGCTCAAATAATAGCGTAACTATTTCAACACTGGAAGCCCGATGA